One part of the Candidatus Hydrogenedentota bacterium genome encodes these proteins:
- a CDS encoding response regulator translates to MNALVVDDSAVMRKVLIGALGRAGISDVDQAADGQEAVAATESKDYNLVLMDWNMPNMLGIDAVRAIRANGKTMPIIMVTTEAEKSRVIDALKAGAQNYVIKPFEPATIVNKIQEVLAKASG, encoded by the coding sequence ATGAATGCTTTGGTGGTAGACGATTCCGCAGTGATGCGCAAGGTGCTGATTGGGGCCCTCGGACGGGCCGGGATTTCCGATGTCGACCAGGCCGCCGACGGACAGGAGGCCGTCGCCGCGACGGAGTCCAAGGACTACAACCTCGTCCTCATGGACTGGAACATGCCCAACATGCTCGGCATCGATGCCGTGCGCGCGATACGGGCCAACGGAAAAACCATGCCCATCATCATGGTAACGACGGAAGCGGAAAAGAGTCGCGTGATCGACGCCCTCAAAGCCGGAGCCCAGAACTACGTGATTAAGCCCTTCGAACCCGCGACCATCGTCAACAAGATACAGGAAGTGCTCGCCAAGGCCTCCGGCTGA
- a CDS encoding chemotaxis protein CheX: MGMKVEYINPFIESTYDLFSTMLGCKAIRGDVGVARPEANPRDVMALIGLSGMARGMVALSFPVDTALNMVNKLLSTDIKVVDDTVSDAIAEMVNIVAGGAKSKLSGDDRPPIDLSLPTVVRGNSYNVDYPTGSIWLEVPFNSELGSFTLRVTFEMESKK; encoded by the coding sequence ATGGGAATGAAAGTCGAATATATCAACCCCTTCATTGAGAGTACCTACGACCTGTTTTCCACCATGCTCGGATGCAAGGCCATCCGGGGCGACGTTGGCGTCGCCCGCCCCGAAGCGAATCCGCGGGACGTCATGGCCCTCATCGGACTCAGCGGTATGGCCCGCGGAATGGTCGCACTCTCCTTTCCCGTGGACACGGCGCTCAACATGGTGAACAAGCTCCTCTCGACCGATATCAAAGTGGTCGACGATACGGTCTCCGACGCCATCGCGGAAATGGTGAATATTGTCGCCGGTGGCGCCAAGTCAAAGTTGAGCGGCGATGATCGCCCCCCCATCGACTTGAGCCTGCCCACCGTGGTCCGGGGCAACAGCTACAACGTGGATTACCCTACCGGCTCCATATGGTTGGAGGTGCCGTTCAACAGCGAACTGGGTTCGTTTACCCTCCGGGTTACGTTTGAAATGGAATCCAAGAAATAA